The Eleginops maclovinus isolate JMC-PN-2008 ecotype Puerto Natales chromosome 10, JC_Emac_rtc_rv5, whole genome shotgun sequence nucleotide sequence AGGCAGGACCCAACTCTTGCAGAGCAAAAACAGAACCACACAAATGAACATAATGTGAAGCAGGAATCGCAAAAAAAGGAGAGCTACGTCAACACTGAATTACAAACTGAATCCAACTCAACTCAAATAACAGAAGATTGCCTAGTACAACCAGAGGAGGTGGCACACATTATTGAGGAAGCAGTCACTGTTCAGACATTGCACAATGAAAACAGAGACCTCAGTGCAGTCACATCCTATAACGGGTGCACCCTTCTCTGCAGCACCTCACTCGGGGTTAGCCTGGCAGTTATCAAAAAAGAATCAGAACTAACAGAGTGCCTAACCACAGAACCACAATCTATCCAAGAACACTATAGGGGTGTGGATTTAAGCTGCAACTCTTCTCGTCAGAACTCTGTTGAAACACACCGACCACAAGTCAGTACCGAAACTAAAGGACGTGTTTTTGTCCACTCAAATAATTCCATACAAAGGAGGCATGGCTTCGCAAAAACCAACAGGGGTGCATTCGATGGGAGAAGAATCCGGATGGAGCACTTCAGGGGAGAAGAAtcccatgtgtgtgttgtgtgtggaaAGACATTCAGCAGGGTGGGGAACTTGAGAATCCACCAGCGTTGTCATACGGGAGAGAAGCCGTATGGCTGCGTTCAGTGTGGGAGACGTTTCAGTCAGGCGGGAGAcctgaaaaaacacaagaggGTCCACACAGGGGAGAAACCATACTACTGCAACCAGTGTGGGAAGAGCTTCAGCCGGGGGGAGAATTTGAAAAGACATCAGAAGATCCACATTGGGGAGATTTTACAGTTACAGCAAGTGTGGACTGAGCAACAGGAATGATTTTCATATAACACTGAATTGAGCACACTTACCTTGTGGAACTAATTTAGAGGCTAGTCACTTTAAATCTTTTTGCTGTCATGATGGGCTGCAGAAGGAAATACAgttctggaaaaaattaagagaccactccaaattgttattaaatctttatctctacatgtatggcagc carries:
- the LOC134870930 gene encoding zinc finger protein 436-like; its protein translation is MSKIERLNARVAKLLTEAVQEVLEVVKETVSEFQERTARTQRENDSLKRRLQELQENITKESIDVLPTSCPLPEEKEDNPNQKQDLGFSLRQDPTLAEQKQNHTNEHNVKQESQKKESYVNTELQTESNSTQITEDCLVQPEEVAHIIEEAVTVQTLHNENRDLSAVTSYNGCTLLCSTSLGVSLAVIKKESELTECLTTEPQSIQEHYRGVDLSCNSSRQNSVETHRPQVSTETKGRVFVHSNNSIQRRHGFAKTNRGAFDGRRIRMEHFRGEESHVCVVCGKTFSRVGNLRIHQRCHTGEKPYGCVQCGRRFSQAGDLKKHKRVHTGEKPYYCNQCGKSFSRGENLKRHQKIHIGEILQLQQVWTEQQE